From a single Ornithodoros turicata isolate Travis chromosome 8, ASM3712646v1, whole genome shotgun sequence genomic region:
- the LOC135367003 gene encoding uncharacterized protein LOC135367003, producing MAEGDTTAGNPNQGYGEIDLTWADKLRKMVSSDAEWEAIILKKMEEKRNREMGIEPEEQPSNFSVGGIFNKIKGYIPTRKPDMWPGASNQATEAKPPEMDRMGDELMESQ from the exons atggcggaaggCGATACGACGGCGGGGAACCCAAACCAGGGTTATGGAGAGATTGACCTCACGTGGGCGGACAAATTACGCAAAATGGTGTCCAGTGACGCCGAATGGGAGGCCATCATCCTGAAGAAAATGGAAGAAAAACGGAATAGAG AGATGGGTATAGAACCTGAAGAGCAGCCCTCCAACTTCTCCGTCGGAGGGATCTTCAACAAGATCAAGGGCTACATCCCAACTCGGAAACCGGACATGTGGCCCGGTGCTTCCAATCAGGCCACTGAAGCTAAGCCACCAGAGATGGACAGAATGGGGGACGAGCTCATGGAGTCCCAGTAA
- the LOC135366999 gene encoding 60S ribosomal export protein NMD3-like: MEYVSEQGSTAQQCKVLCCECGVSIDPNPSNMCVACLRTTVDITEGIPKQGTIYFCRGCERYLQPPAQWVHATLESRELLGLCLKKIKGLNRVRLVDAAFVWTEPHSRRIKVKLTVQKEVAGGTILQQVFVIEFMVNHQMCDKCHRFEAKDFWRALVQVRQKVQHKKTFFYLEQLILKHDAHRDCLNIKATHEGLDFYFSKKDEARKMVDFFQSVVPCKYITSQQLISHDIHSNVFNYKHTFSVEIAPVCKDDIVCLPPTLARSLGSMSQICICLRVTSIIHLIDPTTLQVAELTSLHFWRQPFRGLCTPKQLTEYVVMDIAFVKDSERVFFSGQGKMSQRHVLADAWVIRACELGMHENYIHTRTHLGHILKPGDSAMGFDLANANVNDPHFEKLKPGKIPEVVLVKKVYGDHMSRCQRRRWKLKRLQVDMETETSSIARDYTAFLEELEEDPAFRQNVNIYKDHDKVAVDTDDDDGDAPRITLQEMMDDLAIEDDPMGDGEPLESE, translated from the coding sequence ATGGAGTACGTCTCCGAACAAGGAAGCACTGCTCAGCAGTGTAAAGTGCTTTGCTGTGAATGCGGTGTCAGTATTGACCCGAACCCGTCTAACATGTGCGTTGCCTGTCTACGCACTACTGTCGACATCACCGAGGGCATTCCGAAGCAAGGCACGATTTATTTTTGTCGAGGCTGTGAGCGGTACTTGCAACCACCAGCACAGTGGGTACATGCCACCCTAGAATCGAGGGAGCTTCTCGGGCTGTGCTTGAAGAAGATTAAAGGCCTCAACCGGGTCAGGCTTGTGGATGCCGCGTTTGTGTGGACTGAACCGCATTCGAGAAGAATTAAGGTGAAGCTCACAGTCCAGAAGGAAGTAGCGGGCGGTACTATTCTGCAGCAAGTGTTCGTTATCGAGTTCATGGTGAACCACCAAATGTGCGACAAATGCCATCGCTTTGAGGCTAAAGACTTCTGGCGTGCCCTCGTTCAGGTCCGACAGAAGGTTCAACACAAGAAGACGTTTTTCTACCTAGAACAGCTTATCCTGAAACATGACGCCCACAGGGACTGCCTCAACATAAAGGCCACCCACGAAGGACTCGACTTTTACTTTAGCAAGAAGGACGAGGCACGGAAGATGGTAGATTTTTTTCAGAGTGTCGTGCCGTGCAAGTACATCACGTCGCAACAGCTCATATCCCACGATATCCACAGTAACGTCTTTAACTACAAGCACACGTTTTCTGTTGAGATCGCGCCCGTGTGTAAAGACGATATCGTCTGCCTCCCGCCGACGCTCGCGCGATCGCTCGGAAGCATGAGCCAGATTTGCATCTGCCTCAGAGTGACGAGCATAATTCACCTGATAGACCCCACTACCCTTCAGGTTGCGGAACTGACGTCTCTCCATTTCTGGCGGCAACCGTTCCGAGGCCTGTGTACCCCTAAGCAGCTCACGGAGTACGTCGTAATGGACATTGCGTTTGTTAAAGACTCTGAGAGGGTCTTCTTTTCTGGACAGGGCAAAATGTCGCAGAGGCACGTCCTCGCAGACGCCTGGGTAATCCGTGCCTGCGAGCTGGGTATGCACGAGAACTACATACACACGAGGACTCACCTCGGGCACATCCTGAAACCCGGAGATTCGGCCATGGGCTTTGACCTGGCTAATGCTAACGTGAATGACCCCCATTTTGAAAAGCTGAAGCCGGGCAAGATTCCCGAAGTTGTGCTCGTGAAGAAGGTCTACGGTGACCACATGTCGCGCTGTCAGAGGAGGAGATGGAAACTCAAGCGTCTGCAAGTAGATATGGAGACTGAAACGAGCAGCATTGCCAGGGACTACACAGCTTTCCTGGAGGAGCTCGAAGAGGACCCCGCATTCCGGCAAAACGTGAACATCTACAAAGATCACGACAAGGTAGCTGTCGacacggacgacgacgacggagATGCTCCCAGGATCACGCTCCAAGAAATGATGGACGACTTggccattgaagatgatcctaTGGGTGATGGGGAACCACTTGAAAGCGAATAA
- the LOC135366998 gene encoding kinesin-like protein KIF20B, with product MDQDNYDQSSEDECRVSLSEPDVKRKLTYSYPESSALLVYLRLRPVTSDTPSTVGSCLQMLDSTTVLAAPSSADSSNQKKFTFSEVFGPSSTQEQVFETAALGLIDNLINGKNVLMFAYGPTSSGKTYTMQGTFTHPGIIPRTLERLFKTIGSRTTENPCLKPEYFGSVVRLGKKEVCQVLKKKSQLLAHHKEKEMESFSTFVLSETSQASDSDALSVSTQNGEVFYAVWLSFYEVYNENVYDLLDMKKIQKRPCLKLGQDSQKQTYVKGLCEVPVASAEEAYALLCVAKSNLHTAETFLNRSSSRSHSCFNVRLVQYSGEVGDEDCVLSTLTLCDLAGSERSTKAGTSGGTLREAGRINNSLMVLSRCLESLRQNSSAEKLVPFRDSKLTQIMQPFFGNAGIVAMVVNVNPDLGMAHESFQALKLSAVACEVLPSLSKSGLTLHANYSRLSELWQKSSRHWSSIGVGHGDAAAMESSEDEFGSEEVEELFETIRVLTEEREKAEKEAARRKETCVAYEKYIENLKNHFRELETLQQKSMERQLHFARERAKLDVYAEAEAESNLDLLRQIDEANEMIDNLETQLEEAMEHRESKDIEAVRAEYDEKVASMASTLALKEKLLGDACSEVERLKMQLEIRETEERPTDPAVEDEEDLRKSLRERDDTIETLRKQFENFRKESARKQELLEQEATAAQLLHEKDIWVMRTQLKVKEEAASSLAEELNKERRLREELQQAAQVQKVCGLELLPSGAASSVATVEVQGDGERQAGEDDPSGSDTAACKQDSRENVCCIKCAEMKLAKDASDQALRDRNTEIGMLTTKLQLTTEELSKLQDNVKFQSSVTDELEALHQRYESLLKDVSMKDNAIEKLELEKCGEYQKRTALESSLDSATKEFNSLRVELEQQRQHQQKIEAELERTVQELKVLQTKYDNLETQQKKAAEIQLAADELRNEQRTLQEHLARKDAEIKELRTAVERESDQARILRDEITGATSSRDQIKLQLDKVKTDYDDLMVQQTNLTASLDVEQKERTALEAALNGAKEELQKAHAEIKQQCAQHAEELEKARAEYEALAAEQRKAELAAVAVAGQLQAARDSSKAENEARMAAEERVREREEEINRLRELISSEEKNKLLQSSSLSSNEQENDDVESSVASRRRRTPRQIRVSSTDSNEAQFKLPRRRTRATGAASAHKECAEVTPERNPALTEQSTASLSPLKRLRDFIVGMRPSSPTSAQLQCERQSAAAKDKSLMAAEVKAPQKEDVNNLRDTSEEKGSKILQVSSSSLNVTDQENSELETSAPTRRRRTQRQASVRSAEDSRADLKTPRRRTRAMVAASAHKECPMVTPDGESALDEQNAVCILPGGDGKEQKSPAKKRKGHRTLLPSDVDNVFNADAKDGKSEERKLARTRSKRN from the exons ATGGACCAGGACAACTATGATCAGTCGTCGGAAGATGAGTGCCGTGTCTCCCTGAGTGAGCCAGATGTGAAGCGCAAGTTGACGTACTCTTACCCGGAGAGCAGCGCACTTCTTGTATACTTGCGGCTCCGTCCTGTGACCTCGGACACGCCTTCTACGGTCGGTTCTTGCCTGCAAATGTTGGACAGTACTACTGTATTAGCAGCCCCATCGTCTGCTGATTCATCCAACCAGAAAAAGTTCACCTTCTCTGAG GTATTCGGACCAAGCTCAACTCAGGAGCAAGTCTTTGAAACAGCAGCTTTAGGCTTAATTGACAACCTCATCAACGGCAAAAATGTTTTGATGTTCGCCTATGGCCCTACAAGCAGTGGGAAGACCTACACCATGCAAGGCACCTTTACGCATCCTGGTATAATACCACGAACGCTGGAAAGGTTGTTCAAGACGATCGGAAGCAGGACAACAGAGAATCCCTGCCTTAAGCCAGAGTACTTTGGGAGTGTCGTGAGGCTCGGCAAAAAGGAAGTCTGCCAGGTGTTGAAGAAGAAATCGCAGCTGCTAGCACACCACAAGGAAAAGGAAATGGAAAGCTTCAGCACATTTGTGCTGTCTGAGACCTCGCAAGCTTCCGACTCCGATGCACTGTCTGTGAGCACCCAGAATGGGGAGGTCTTCTACGCTGTCTGGCTGTCGTTCTACGAGGTCTACAACGAGAACGTCTATGACCTACTGGATATGAAAAAGATCCAAAAGCGACCGTGTCTTAAGCTTGGGCAGGACTCTCAGAAGCAGACCTACGTAAAGGGCCTCTGTGAGGTGCCAGTTGCAAGCGCTGAGGAAGCATACGCTCTCCTGTGTGTTGCGAAATCTAACCTCCACACTGCGGAAACCTTTCTGAACCGCAGCTCCAGTCGAAGCCATTCCTGCTTCAACGTCCGCCTCGTCCAGTACAGCGGAGAAGTCGGGGATGAGGACTGCGTGCTGAGTACCCTGACACTTTGTGACCTTGCAGGCAGCGAACGTTCCACAAAAGCCGGAACTTCCGGAGGAACACTGAGGGAGGCTGGCCGGATCAATAACTCGCTCATGGTGCTGAGTCGTTGCCTCGAGAGCTTACGCCAAAACTCCTCTGCCGAAAAACTGGTTCCTTTTCGAGACAGTAAATTAACGCAGATAATGCAGCCGTTCTTCGGCAATGCTGGTATCGTGGCCATGGTCGTAAATGTCAATCCAGATTTAGGAATGGCACATGAGTCATTCCAGGCACTGAAGCTCTCTGCTGTAGCGTGCGAAGTTCTGCCATCTTTGTCCAAATCAGGCTTAACTCTGCATGCGAACTACTCCAGGTTGTCGGAGCTCTGGCAGAAAAGCTCCCGTCACTGGTCAAGCATCGGAGTCGGGCACGGCGATGCGGCAGCCATGGAATCGTCGGAGGATGAATTTGGGAGCGAAGAGGTGGAAGAGTTGTTCGAGACCATTCGCGTTCTTACCGAAGAGCGCGAGAAGGCGGAGAAAGAGGCTGCGCGGCGGAAGGAGACGTGCGTAGCTTATGAGAAATACATTGAGAACCTGAAGAACCACTTTCGTGAACTGGAGACATTGCAGCAGAAATCGATGGAGAGGCAACTGCACTTCGCAAGGGAGCGCGCAAAGCTTGATGTGTACGCCGAAGCAGAAGCGGAGTCCAACCTTGACCTTCTCAGGCAGATAGATGAGGCAAACGAAATGATAGACAACTTGGAGACCCAATTGGAAGAAGCCATGGAGCACCGCGAAAGCAAAGACATCGAGGCAGTAAGGGCAGAGTACGATGAAAAAGTTGCTTCCATGGCGTCGACCCTTGCTCTAAAGGAGAAGCTCTTGGGAGATGCTTGTTCCGAGGTTGAACGTCTGAAAATGCAACTGGAAATAAGAGAGACGGAAGAAAGACCAACGGACCCCGCAGTTGAAGATGAAGAAGACCTACGAAAGTCTCTTCGGGAGAGAGACGACACAATCGAAACGCTTCGGAAGCAGTTTGAAAACTTCCGGAAAGAAAGTGCTCGAAAACAGGAGCTTCTCGAGCAAGAAGCTACAGCTGCTCAACTTCTGCATGAGAAGGACATCTGGGTTATGAGGACTCAATTAAAGGTGAAAGAAGAGGCAGCGAGCAGCCTCGCGGAAGAACTGAACAAGGAACGTAGGCTTCGTGAGGAGTTGCAACAGGCAGCCCAAGTTCAAAAAGTTTGTGGTTTGGAATTGCTTCCAAGTGGCGCAGCATCTTCCGTTGCTACAGTGGAAGTCCAAGGTGATGGAGAAAGGCAAGCGGGTGAAGATGACCCTTCCGGAAGTGACACAGCTGCTTGTAAGCAGGACAGCAGGGAAAATGTATGCTGCATAAAGTGCGCAGAAATGAAGTTGGCTAAGGATGCTTCCGATCAAGCCTTGCGTGACCGAAACACTGAAATAGGAATGCTCACCACTAAGCTCCAGCTGACTACTGAGGAACTGTCGAAACTCCAGGACAATGTCAAATTCCAGTCATCAGTGACAGACGAACTTGAAGCGTTGCATCAGAGGTATGAGAGCCTCCTGAAGGACGTCTCAATGAAAGATAATGCTATTGAAAAGCTAGAGCTTGAAAAATGTGGTGAGTACCAAAAGAGGACGGCCTTGGAATCTTCCTTGGACAGTGCGACTAAAGAGTTCAACAGCCTTCGTGTTGAACTAGAACAACAGCGGCAACACCAACAAAAAATTGAAGCAGAATTGGAGCGCACAGTGCAAGAGCTAAAGGTACTGCAAACAAAGTACGACAACCTGGAAACGCAACAAAAGAAAGCGGCCGAAATCCAGCTTGCAGCGGATGAGCTTCGAAACGAACAACGTACTCTTCAGGAGCACCTTGCAAGAAAGGACGCAGAGATAAAAGAACTGCGCACAGCtgttgagagagagagtgaccaAGCAAGGATCCTCCGTGACGAAATTACAGGAGCAACTAGTTCACGAGACCAGATAAAACTACAACTAGATAAAGTTAAAACTGATTATGATGATCTAATGGTGCAACAGACAAATCTTACAGCTTCGCTCGATGTAGAACAGAAGGAAAGGACTGCACTGGAAGCGGCCTTGAACGGTGCTAAAGAGGAGCTTCAAAAGGCTCATGCCGAAATAAAGCAACAATGTGCACAGCACGCGGAAGAACTTGAGAAAGCACGAGCGGAATATGAGGCCCTGGCGGCCGAGCAGAGAAAAGCGGAGCTGGCTGCCGTAGCCGTAGCGGGGCAATTACAGGCTGCCAGGGACTCTTCAAAAGCAGAAAACGAAGCTAGAATGGCTGCGGAAGAGCGGGTCCGGGAGCGAGAAGAGGAGATAAATCGTTTGAGAGAATTAATCAGTTCAGAAGAAAAGAACAAGCTTCTACAGAGCTCCAGTTTATCTTCAAATGAGCAAGAAAACGACGATGTGGAAAGCAGCGTAGCCAGCAGGAGACGACGCACACCAAGGCAGATACGCGTCAGTAGCACAGACAGCAATGAAGCTCAATTTAAACTGCCGCGGAGACGTACGCGGGCCACGGGGGCAGCATCCGCGCACAAGGAATGTGCGGAG GTGACTCCTGAGAGGAATCCTGCACTGACTGAGCAGAGTACGGCTTCGTTATCTCCCTTGAAACGCCTCCGTGACTTTATCGTTGGCATGCGGCCCAGTAGCCCCACCAGCGCGCAACTGCAATGTGAGAGGCAGTCTGCAGCAGCCAAGGACAAGTCTCTAATGGCAGCAGAAGTAAAAGCCCCTCAAAAAGAGGATGTAAATAATTTAAGAGACACCTCTGAAGAAAAGGGCAGCAAGATCCTACAGGTTTCCAGTTCGTCCTTGAATGTGACAGATCAAGAAAACAGCGAACTAGAGACCAGCGCTCCCACCAGGAGGCGCCGTACACAGAGGCAGGCAAGTGTCAGGAGCGCCGAAGACAGCAGAGCCGACTTGAAAACACCACGGCGACGTACACGGGCCATGGTTGCAGCTTCTGCACACAAGGAGTGCCCAATG GTGACACCTGATGGAGAGTCTGCGTTGGATGAGCAGAATGCTGTCTGCATCTTGCCCGGTGGAGATGGAAAGGAGCAGAAGTCTCCCGCGAAAAAGCGGAAGGGACACAGAACTCTACTTCCATCCGACGTGGACAACGTTTTCAACGCCGATGCAAAGGATGGCAAATCTGAAGAGCGAAAGTTGGCTCGAACACGTTCTAAGCGAAACTAA